From the Aerococcus viridans genome, the window AGCGGTCATGGATATTTTGCGAGAATTCTTCATAAGAAATCACTTTAACAAATGAATCTGGTGTAAATCGTGGTCGGTATGCCTCTGGAAAATCATCAAATTCAGACATTGAGAATAAGAAGCTCTCCCTTTGTTCTGGTGTTAGCGTAGTAAAATAAGCTAATGGAATCATATCGTCAGTTAAACGTTTGTTTCGTAGACGTTTGATAAAATGCACAATATTATTTAAATCATGGTAATAGGCAAAATATAGGGCTGACTGTCGTCCTTCAATTGGTGTTTGTGCATAGTTGATGAGTAAGTTTAATAAGGCCTGTTTTTCAAGTTCATTTCTAGCCTCAAACCCTTCATAAGTTGTGCGAATCATGTATGGTTGGTCTAAAGCTACTTCGGCCAGTTTGGAATCATCATCATAAATTTTCAAAATCCGATGTTTTGACCCATCCTTGTATTCTTTGCTAGCTACATAGTAGTTTTCTATAAATCCTAAATTGATCAGCTTTGAATATAATTCATCTGTTCTCACACTAGCCCTCCGTTCGTATTGCTATCATTCTTATGATATATATATTTATTATACATGATTATTGGAACAAAAAGGCTAATTGTTGATACTAGAATTTTTCCCTTTCAAAGCACGCGCTCTTAGTTTAGCAATTCGAGACTGTTTTCTCCTCACTTCAAAGGAGAATCCGCGCCCAGTCACTTCAGATACAGGCGACACATACATAAAAGCATTCGCATCCATTTCAGTTACCTGGTTTTTCAACCGTAATAATTCTTCACGGTCAACAACTGTTGTAATCACCGCACGTGATTTCTTGGTATAGCCACCCTTAGCCGTATAGATTGTTGTCGCACGGGCCAATTCTATCAAAATAAAATCGTTGATTTCACCAGCCATTTCTGACGTAATATTCACGTTGTATCTTGCAGAACCACCAGTGATAACGCGGTCGACAACGACATTGGCCAGTAGGACCCCGATTGTGGCATACAAACCACTTTCAATCCCAAATACCACCATATTCGCAAGCAAGATGGTCATATCGGAAATCATGACCCCTGTCGCAAAGGTGATAGGTAGGTACATGTTCATTATTTTGGCAATAATATCTACCCCACCAGTTGTGGCTCCGGCATTAAAAACTAGGCCGACACCAATTGAAAGGAGGACTTGTCCCAAAATCAAGTTGACCATGGGATCATCAGCAACTGCCCCTGTAACTGGTACAAACCGTTCGAATAAGGCATAAAAGCCTGAATAGAGAATGACAGAATACAGGGTTGTTCCACCAAACTCCTTACCAATCACCATAATCCCAATGACCAGTAAGACTATATTAATAGCAAAAAGAATCACTGAATAAGGTAGCGGAATAAAAGGTGCCAATACCTGCGCCATACCTCCAGTACCCCCACCGACAAGGGAATCCGGTACTAAGAAGAAATACAAACCAATGGTCATGCCTAAAGTCCCCAAAGTGATGATGAATAATTGCTGAATATCTATAGCTGCTAATACTTTTTTCAATTTAATACCTCTCTTTTTTGTCCAATCTAATACACAAAATATAACAAAATACCCCTGGGCAATCAATCAGTGACCCTCATTGTTTACATTACAAATTAAAGCTTGTGATAAAAGTTGACAAAGTGATAATTTCAAATTAAAATACCATTAAATTTATCAATCGAAAATATACGAATAGATGAATAAGAATTAAATCCGAGAGGGATGAGAAAATGGCTGAAACAACAGCAACTGCAAAAGTTATTGTAAATGATTTAAAGAAAAGCTTCGGTAAAAATGAGGTCCTTAAAGGGATCGACTTAACCATTAACCAAGGTGAGGTAGTTTGTATCATCGGACCATCAGGGTCTGGTAAATCAACATTCTTACGTTGTTTAAACCGTTTAGAAGACATCAACGGTGGTGAAGTTTTAGTAGATGGCACAAATATTGCCGACAAATCTATTGATATTAATAAAGCCCGCCAAAATATCGGCATGGTATTCCAACACTTTAACCTGTTCCCACATTTAAGCGTTTTGGAGAATATTACCCTAGCGCCAACTGAATTAGGTAAGGCACAAAAAGATGCCAGCAAAGAACAAGCTTTGTCTTTATTAGAACAAGTAGGCTTAGCGGATAAAGCAGAAGCTTTTCCAAACTCTTTATCTGGTGGACAAAAACAACGTGTGGCCATCGCCCGCGCTTTAGCAATGAATCCTGACATCATGCTGTTTGATGAACCAACATCAGCACTTGACCCAGAGATGGTTGGTGACGTATTAAACGTTATGAAGGACCTTGCTAAAGAAGGTATGACCATGGTCGTTGTAACACATGAGATGGGCTTTGCCCGTGAAGTAGCTGACCGCGTAATCTTCATGGACGGCGGATATGTTGTTGAAGAAGGTAAACCTGAAGACATCTTCAGTAACCCACAACACAACCGTACAAAAGAATTCTTAGACAAAGTTTTATAATTTATTGTTAAAGAAAAAAGGTATGTGATGTTTTCTATCACATACCTTTTTCTTTATTCACTTTAAACACTATCTTACAGCACCATACAAGGCCATGTCCGAAATACCTGAATTATTAGCTAAAGCTGCTTTTCGTAGCCCTTCATATTCGAAGTTTAAGGCTAAAGCCAATTGTCTGTCAGCTTCATTTCGACTATCTTGATCAAAAGACAAACGGTTCATTTGCACTTCTTTAAACAAGAAATGCACAATATTTTCTAAGGCTTCCTTGGCCAACCCCTGGTCTTTATAGGCTTGACCCATACAGAAGGTTAAGTCTGCAGCCTGGGTGTCTTTATGCACTTCAGCCACTGCGATTTCTCCTATTGCTTCTCCAGAAGCTTTGTCTTCCACACACCATCTGTAGGTTTTACTTCTGTCCTTTCGTTTATCCCATTTCTCTAAAATACTCTTACTATCAGAAACGGATTGGTGCTTGTCCCATGTAACAAATTCTGTATCTGCCGTATTCCCTGCCCAATTCTTGAACATGTCTTTGGCATCACTTGTTTTGAACTTACGTAACAATAGATGTTGTGTTTCTATTGTCTTGGTTCCTTTATGATTCATAACTAACCCCTACTCACGATTTACTTGAAAATTCATGTAATCGATTCATATTTCCCAATCTATTATAGCATGTTTTTCTAATGTAAAAATAGGATTGTGAACTTTTTAGACATTCGAAACAAATTTAGTACTTGTTTATCCCTGGTTTATGCCTTATAATGTAATCCGTAAAAACTCGCAGTCATACCTGCAATATGATGGAGGAATAATAAATGAATAACAACGAATTCCAGGTACTACTTTACTACAAATATGTACCTATTAAAGATGCGGAGCAATTCGCAAAAGACGAATTGCAATTCTGTAAATCAATCGGCTTAAAAGGCCGTATTTTAATTGGTGATGAAGGGATCAACGGTACTGTATCTGGTCCAAAAGAAGCAACTGAACGCTACATGGACCACATGCATGCTATGGAAGAATTTTCTGACCTATGGTTTAAAATTAACGAAGCGGATGACTACGCACACAAAAAAATGTTCGTACGTTACCGTAAAGAAATCGTTTCTTTAAACTTAGAAGAAGATTTAAACCCTAACGAATTATCTGGGACCCACTTAGATCCAGCTGAATTCCGTGAAGCAATGTTAGATGAAGATACTGTTTTATTAGATACACGAAACGACTATGAGTATGATCTTGGTCACTTCAAAGGCGCTATCCGCCCTGATATCCGTAACTTCCGCGAATTACCTGAATGGGTACGCGAAAACAAAGAAAAATTCATGGACAAAAAAGTCCTTGTTTACTGTACTGGTGGCGTACGTTGTGAGAAATTCTCAGGTTGGATGATCCGTGAAGGTATCGAAAACGTTAGCCAATTAAACGGTGGTATCGAAAACTACGGCCAAGACGAAGAAACACGTGGCGACTTATGGGAAGGGAAAATGTACGTCTTTGACGACCGCATCTCTGTACCAATCAACCACGTTGACCCATCAATCGTTGGTAAAGACTACTTCGACGGTACACCATGTGAGCGTTACGTAAACTGTGGTAACCCAGAATGTAACAAACAAATCTTAGCTTCAGAAGAAAACCAAGAAAAACATCTTGGTGGTTGTACACACGAATGCCGTGTTCACCCACGCAACCGTTACGTACAAGCTAAAGGTTGGTCTCACGATGAAATCGTTGCACGTTTAGCAGCAATCGGTGAACAATTAACCGTAGAAGCCTAATTTAGAAATCAAAAGACCGCTAGGAAAACCCTGGCGGTCTTTTTGCGTCTACAGAAAGAGGATATTATTCATGATGAGTCCATCATCACACCTTGGTGAGCTAGTGGGCCTAACCACTACAATCTAATTTATACTGATGATTTTGAATCATCCCCAACATTTATGAAAGATCATTTTATATCATAATGGTCGAAGACTTTCTAAACTACAATTGCATGGGTTCAATCAAGTCGAGTTTGCTCGACCAGTTCAAGTCCACTTCAGCCTAAGTTGCACCACACTGCGTGTGGTACTGCCTTAGACTCCCATCATTATTGAGCTGAACGGTCTCGCTCTCATCCTAGTATTAAAGCGTCATCGTTTAATGCACGTCCTGATTGTTTTTTGAACATGTCTAATAATTGTTGTACGGTTAATTGTTTCTTCTCTTCACCAGAGATATCAATCAAGATGCGACCATTGTCCATCATCAACAGGCGGTTACCCATTTGGATGGCTTGTTCCATATCATGTGTAATCATCAAGGCTGTTAATTGGTCTCGTTGGATCACTTCTTCAGTTAATTTTAAAACCATGTCCGACGTTTTAGGGTCTAAGGCGGCTGTATGCTCATCTAATAGTAAGACTTTTGGCCTTTTCAAAGTTGCCATCAATAATGTTAATGCTTGACGTTGTCCACCAGAAAGCAAGCCAACTTCAGCAGTTAATCTATTTTCTAAACCTAAGTCCAATAGTTTCAAGGCTTCTTTAAATTCTTCACGTTGCTTGTTGTTGACCCCTCGTCCAAATCCAAATGAGTGTCCGCGACGGTCTGCAATAGCCATGTTTTCTTCGATAGTTAACCGGCTAGCAGTTCCCATCCGTGTGTCTTGGAATACGCGTGATACTAGGCCTGCCCGTTTGTTGGCATTTAGGTTAGTCACGTCTTTATCTTCAATTTTAATAGTTCCTTGGTCTACCAACAGCGAACCGGCAATGGCATTTAGGAAAGTCGATTTTCCGGCCCCGTTACCCCCAATAACGGTGATGAAATCACCTTTTTCCACCTTTAGGTCGATTCCTTTTAATACGTGGTTTTCGTTTGGTGTTTTAGCTTCAAATGTTTTATGTATATTTTGTAATGTTAATACGCTAGTCATTGGTCAATCTCCTTTCTATGCTTCTTTGGTTGTGATTGAGTTTTTCATGACTTTTTTACCGTGTTGACGAACAGCTGGTACCCCAAGCGCTACGGCTAGGATTAAGGCTGAGAATAGACGGACGTCGTTTGGATTGAAGTTTAGTTCTAATACCAATAGTAATAGTAAGCGGTAAATGATTGACCCTAATACAATCGCTAATAAGCGTTTAACAAAGGTGATGTTATTCCCGATGGCTTCACCAATGACTACTGAGGCTAAACCGATAACCATTGCCCCAACCCCCATGTTGACATCTGCATAGCCGTTATTTTGCGCTAATAAACCACCTGATAAACCAACTAATCCATTGGCTACCATGAAGCCGATAATCTTTGTCCAGTCTGTATTGATCCCGTTGGCTTCACTCATCATATAGTTATCACCTGTAGCACGAATGGCTAAACCAATTTGCGTATCAAAAAACCATTTCAGTAAGGCCACGATGGCTACAACAACGATTAAACCAATAACGATAACTGCTAAAGTCTTGTCTTCAATCACTTGACGCATTTGAGTGACCAAGGTATTTTGACTTAATAATGGCAAGTTGGCTTGACCTAAAATACGTAGGTTAATAGAGTACAAACCAGTCATGGTGATGATAGATGCAATCAAAGCTGGTACTTTCAATTTCGTATGCAATAAACCAGTGATTAGTCCAGCAGCTGCCCCAATGATAAATGATAGTAAGGTGGCCATCCAAGGTTCCATGGCAAATTCAAAAATTAACCGTGATACCAAGGCTGCCCCTAAAGAAAACGACCCTTCCACTGTCATATCGGCCACATTTAGGATTCGGTAAGTTAAGTAAACCCCCATCGCCAATAATCCCCATAACAATCCTTCTGATATACTGCCTAAAATAACACTCATGTTAAAATCCTCTCTCTTCCCTTTATTCTGCCACTTGGATGCTGTCAGGATCGATGCCCAGCGCTTCCGCCATGTCTTCATTTACGTATAATTCTAATTCTTCCGCTTGCTCAATCGGCATGGTCGAAGGATCTTCACCTTCAATTACACGTGCTGCCATTTCAGCTGTTTGACGGCCCAATTCGTAGTAGTTTAATGAATAAGTCGCTAATCCACCATCTTCCACTTGGTCAATTGAGCCAGCAACAACCGGCACTTGGTATTGTTCAGAAACCGCACCAACCGTTGACGCTGCCCCTGCCATGATATTATCTGTTGGAATATATAACAATTCCGCTTCTGACATCACAGAATTCAAGGCTTGTTGTACATCATTAGTCGAGGTGACCGTACGAATGACTGGCGTTTTACCAGCCGCTACAATGGCTGCTTCAGCTTGTTCTGCTTGAATTTGCGAGTTGACCTCACCCGTATTGTAGATGATGCCAACATTTTCCGCTTCAGGTTTAATCGATATTAAGAGCTCAACTTGCTTCTCAACCGGCATCTGGTCGCTTGTTCCCGTCACATTTCGGCCCGAACCCTCTAGTGATTCCGCCAAACCTGCTGTTATAGGGTCAGTTACGGCTGTAAAAAGGAGTGGTTTCTCCTCTTCCGTCACGGCTAGTGCCTGAATCGTTGGCGTTCCAATACCTAAAACCAGCTCAGAATTCTTCAACAATTGTCCTGCCATTGGATACAAGTTGGCTTGCTGACCCTGGGCATTCATCCGGTGGTAAACCACGTCAACGCCCTCTTCATAACCCAGTTCAGTCATCCCATCAATAAAACCTTGCTCCGCATCATTTAAGGAATTGTGGTCCATAATTGACAAAATACCGATATCTAAAATGCCATTGTCTTCAGCATTCTCACAGCCAGCCACAAAAATCGCCAAACTAGCTACTAAAGCTACCAAGCCTTTCTTTAAGCTCAATCTTTTCATTATTTACTCCCCTTTACAATCAATCCAAAGAAAAAAGCACCTATCCAGATAAAATCTAAATAGGTGCTTATAGCGCTAAAATATCTAGCTATGCCACAATAGATTTTATCTCTACGTGGCCACTTGTTACGCAACAAAATGTTTAGCCATCATAGATACGGTTCAGTTGTTTACTGACGTTTGTATCTATGATCTAAAACAGATTTCATAAATACAAACTACCTAAAATAGCTAAAGTAAAAGCGATTATTCGTATGTAGGCTGTTCGTTTTCATCAATAAATCCCCTCGAATATGGCTGTCATTCATCAAGTTGCGTCTTTCAATAGCATTATCATAGATTTAATTAAAAAAATTGTCAAGCCAATTCACATAGATTTTTCATATTATTGCTTTTTTTATAAGGTCGTTACCAGTTAAGGATTCTAAACTTGCATAAACCACCCTTTTTCTTCATAATGAGAGTAAGATTAAATTTAAAGGAGACAACAATTCATGCAAAACAAACGTCCATTTACCAACCTATCAAAAATTGAAGAAATTGCTGCTGAAATCCCTACTCCATTCCATTTATACGACGAAGCCGGTATCAGAGACCGCTGTCGTCGTCTGAAAAAAGCTTTCTCTTGGAACCCTAACTTCCATGAATATTTCGCTGTTAAAGCCACCCCAAATCCACACGTATTGAAAATTATGCAGGAAGAAGGCATGGGCGTCGACTGTGCATCTTATACAGAACTTGTATTAGCCGACAAAGTTGGTTTCTCAGGCCACGATATCATGTTCTCATCTAACGTAACGCCAGCAGCTGACTTCAAAAAAGCAGCTGAACTTGGTGCGATCATTAACTTTGACGACATCACGCATATCGACTTCTTCAAAGAACACGTAGGCGAATTTCCAGAAACTGTTTGTATCCGTTACAATCCAGGTGGGACATTCGAAGTTGCGAACGGCATCATGGACAACCCTGGTGACGCCAAATACGGTATGACACCAGAACAAACCCGCCAAGCCTTCCAAAAATTAGCAGACTACGGCGTGAAAAACATCGGTATCCACTCATTCTTGGTTTCCGGTTCGACATCAAACGAATACTATCCAAAATTAGCACGTACATTATTTGAATTAGCGGTTGAATTAAAAGACCAAACTGATTTAAATATCACCTTCATCAACCTATCAGGTGGTGTTGGGGTGGCTTACAAACCAGAAGAAACACCTGCAGACATCGACATCATCGGTGACGGTGTGCGCCAAGCATACGAAGACATCATGGAACCAGCTGGATTGGGCGATGTTGCCATATTTACCGAATTAGGTCGTTGGATGTTAGCTGAAAACGGTGGTTTAGTAGCCAAAGTCCTACATGAAAAAATCACTTACAAAGACTACATAGGATTAGACGCATCTGCCTCTGACCTATTACGTCCAGCAATGTACGGTGCTTACCACCACATCTCTGTTTTAGGCAAAGAAGACGAAACTGCCGACCAAACATACGATGTAACAGGTGGTCTATGTGAAAACAACGATAAATTCGCTATCGACCGTCAATTACCCAAAACAAACATTGGCGACTACATCTGGATCCACGACGCAGGTGCCCACGGTGCCTCAATGGGTTACCAATACAACGCCAAATTACGGTCAGCAGAAGTCATGTTAAAAGAAGACGGCACATTTAAACAAATCCGTCGTCCTGAAACACCAGAAGACTACTTCGCAACTATGGACTTTAATTTCTAAAAAATATATCCAGCAAAAAGCGCCCGAACATGATGTTTGGGCGCTTTTTGCTTTATTCTTTTAGTTTGTGAACAATTAAGTCAGCCCTTTAAACTAAGCCTTCTTCAGTTAATGCTGTTTGATAGTTTACTAGGGCTAAGAATTCTTCTAATGTGATGTCATACTTAGTGATATATTGCGCAGCTTCTACACCAACATAACGGTAGTGCCATGGCTCAAAGCTATACCCCGTTACCTGCTCTTTTCCTTGTGGGTACCGTAAAATAAAGCCATAATCTTGGGCATTTTCTGCGAGCCATTGAGCTGATGGTTGGTCTGCATAAGCCTCATCTAAACTGCCACCTATCCCTGTCCATTCAGTGCCTAACCAATCAAAGGCTAGTCCAGTTGAATGTTCACTGGCTTCTGCTGGTGCAAAATAATCATTTGTTAGGTCACGCGCTTCTGATTCTGAATAGCCTTGAGCTAAGTAATCTTGAAAACCATTCTCCACATTTTGTGCTTGATAAGCAATGGTCCGGTGAGCAGAAATTGTCGACAAGGTATACCCGGCACTTGCTGCTGCATCAATCAAAGCAGTATAAGCATCTGTAATCGCTGCGTTATAGGGTTTACCTGAACTTGCATAAGCGAATTCCATCACTGGTTCGGTAAGTAATGGGTTAAGTTTATTGACTAATTGATATTGTGCTGAATCTACATCAACTTCTTTAGGTAGGTCTGTCAGCAACTCGGCTAAGGCTGCAGTTTCGTCCAGTTGCAGCGCAGCAGCTACATTTGTTGCAATATCCTTCACAGAATAAGCTTGGATATCATCTGCATAGTCGGCTGAATATTCGGCCATTTGACTGGCTTCTTCATCGGTTGTGCCGTTTGATGCAACCGGTGTGGTGATGGTTTCTGCCAACTCAGCTTTACGTGCTTCAGCCTTTTTCTCATCATCTGAAGAGGCTGCAGAGGCACTTTCTTCGGTGGTTTTTGTATCTGTGGGCTGGTTTGTGGTGGTTTCTGTTTCGGCGTTGGTCTTACTGTAGCTGATATCATAGGTAGCAAGCACTAAAATAAAGGCCAAGACGACGGCGATGTAGGCCTTGTTAAATATACTGATATTCATTTTTGGCACTTGAGTCACTCCTCATTTTTCCCATTTCTCTTTTACCTGCCTAAAAATCACAGGTCCTCTATGCTATAATAACAGAGTGAGATTTCAATTCGATTAAAAAAGAGTAAAACTAATTTTAATATACAAAATTTTTAGATGAGGATGAATGAGATGAATCGTGAAGGAATTTTAAGCGCAGAGAGAATTGTTGTGAAAATTGGGACACATTCTCTTTTGAATAGTCAAAATCAAATCAATTATAACCGGATTGACCGCCTAGCTTTGGCCCTTTCTACCTTAATTCAAGAAGGTAAGGAAGTGATTCTTGTAACCTCGGGTGCGATTGGTGTTGGTTCTGTCAAAATGGGCTTAACTAGCCGACCTACCGATATGGCATCACAGCAAGCAACTGCCGCTGTTGGACAAGTGGCTTTGATGAATTTATATAGTCGGTCATTTAACTACTACAGCCAATTTATCGGGCAAATCTTGTTAACACGGGACATTATCGACTTCCCGGATTCTTACAACAACTACAAAAATGCCATGAATGCCTTATTAGGACAAAAAATCTTACCCATTATCAATGAAAACGATGCGGTAGCAGTTGATGAAATGGACCACCAAACCCGTTTTGGTGATAACGATACCCTATCTGCCTTGGTTGCTTCCACAATGGATGCGGACTTGTTGATTTTCCTAACAGATGTAGACGGCTTTTATAATGACAATCCGAAGCGAAATCCTGATGCGGTTCGCTTTGATGTCTTGCATGAGGTGACTGACGACTTATTGGATATGGCTAAAGGCGATGTTTCTGCTTTTTCAACTGGTGGAATGGAAACGAAATTGACAGCTGCTAATGAATCTTTAAAATCTGGACAAATGACGGTAATTATGTCATCAGAAGATCCTATGCAGATTTTAGACTTAGTTAAAGGCGAATCAGTTGGGACACTTTTCTTGCCTAATTAAACGAATCTAATAGCCTTTCTCAATAGAAATGGATATAATTAATGAACACAATGAGAAAATACTCATTATTCTAATGTAATGGAGGTACGGACATGATTGATGCACAAGGTTTAGTGAATCTTGGTAAAGCTGCAAAGGTGGCTTCACGAGAATTAGGTAAATTGCCAAGCCAACAAAAAAATGCGGCTTTATTAGCAATGGCCAAGTCCTTGCGTGCCAAGCAAGCGGCTATTTTAGCGGCTAACCAGGCTGATATTGAAAATACACGAAAGGCTGGTCGACGCCCCGAAAGCTTTATTGAACGGATGACTTTAACAGAAAGTCGGATTAACGATATGGCCGCTGGTTTTGAAAAGGTGGCGAATTTACCGGATATTATCGGGCAAACGGATGAAATGTGGTTTACTGAAGATGGCATTGAGATTGGGAAGAAACGTGTACCACTTGGAGTTATTGGGATTATTTTTGAATCACGTCCAAATGTAACAGCAGACGCTAGTGCCCTAACCTTTAAAGCCGGTAATGCGGTCATTTTACGTGGGGGTAGCGAAACGATTCAATCCAACTTGGCCATTATTGAGGCCATTAAAGCTGGTTTATCTGAAGCTGGCGTAACAACAGATGCGGTCAACTTGATCGACAATCCTGACCGGGCCTTAGCGACTCAATTTATGCAAATGAACCAATACTTGGATGTCTTAATTCCACGTGGTGGTGCAGCCTTGATTCAAAATGTCGTGAAAAATGCGACTGTGCCAACAATTGAGACAGGCATCGGAAACGACCACCTGTACGTGCATGAAGCGGCTGATTTAGATAAAGCTTTAGCCATTTTGAAAAATGGCAAGCTACAGCGGGTTTCAGTATGTAATGCTTTAGAAAACCTATTAGTCGACGAAAAAGTCGCGGAAGCCTTTTTGCCACAAATCGTTGAATCCTTTAAAGCAGACAAGGTTGTAGTGCACGGAGACCAAAGAACGCGGGAAATCTTGCAAGGGAAAATCGATATCCTACCTGTCAATGAGGAAGATTATGCAACGGAATTCTTGGCTTATGAAATTGCGGTCAAGGTAACTTCTGGCTATGATGAAGCTGTTGAACATATCCAAACTTATTCATCTGCCCACACAGAAGTGATTGTAACCAAAGACTACTCGGTAGCCCGTCAATTCGTGGATGATATTGATGCTGCTGCGGTGGTTGTTAACGCCTCTTCTCGCTTTACAGATGGCGATAAATTTGGTTTTGGTGGCGAAATAGGGATTTCGACTCAGAAATTGCATGCCCGCGGACCAATGGGGATTGAAGCCTTAACGACTTATAAATATGTGATTTATGGCGATGGGCAAATCCGTCAGTAATCATCATATGATAACAGAAACGTGCGTACCGGAGATTCTTTCTGGTACGCTTTTTCGTGGTATAATGGGCGTAAATATTTTTAATAAGGAGCATTTCATGACCAAGCGCGTTTTATTTATACTGACTGGTGGGACGATTTCGGCTCAGGATTCCGACCACGGGCTTGTTGCCGGGACTATCAACCAAGAACTGACTGAAATCCTAGCATCTTCTGGGTTAGATTTTACTTATGAGGCAGTCAACCTATTGTCTATCGATTCAACCAATATGCAACCGGAAAATTGGCTGCAGATGGCCCAAGTTATCCAGGACCAATACGAGGCCTATGACGGCTTTGTTGTCGTGCACGGGACAGATACCATGGCCTACGGGGCGGCTGCTTTATCTTACCTGGTTCAAAACAGCACCAAACCAATTGTCTTTACTGGGTCACAAGTGCCCCTATCAAAAATTGGTAATGATGGCGTGAAAAATATCCTAGACGCCGTAACCTATGCCATTTCTGACCAGGCCTATGCCGTATCGATTGTATTCCACGGGGAGGTTTTACTGGGCACCCGGTCGCGCAAAGTCCGGTCTCGGTCTTACCAAGCTTTCCAAACCATCGATTTCGCCAACCGGGCAGTTGTCCGGTCACAAAGGGTTTTACCTATCTTAAATCAATCTAGTGATTTAGGGCCAGTTAAATTCTACAACCAACTGAATCCGCGCGTGGGCTTGATTAAATTAACGCCCGGCCTTCCAGCTCAAGTCATTGAAGCCTATTGTCAGTTGGTGGATGTCATCGTTATTGAAGGTTTTGGGATTGGTGGGATTCCGCAATTGACAGCTCTTGATTATGCAGGGCAAATTCGGGCAGCCGTTAACCAAGGAAAATATGTGATTTTAACCACTCAAGTACCAATGGAAGGTTCTGATTATGAGGTCTATGCAGTTGGTCAGTCAATTTTAGGGGAAAAGCATATTATTGAAACAGCGAATATCACCAGCGAAGCCCTAGTTATGAAGGCTATGTGGGCGCTTGGGAATTCGGCAGATTTTGACCATTTCAAAGCTATGATTCAAAGACCTATTGATTATGACTATCTGAAATAAAAA encodes:
- a CDS encoding GNAT family N-acetyltransferase produces the protein MNHKGTKTIETQHLLLRKFKTSDAKDMFKNWAGNTADTEFVTWDKHQSVSDSKSILEKWDKRKDRSKTYRWCVEDKASGEAIGEIAVAEVHKDTQAADLTFCMGQAYKDQGLAKEALENIVHFLFKEVQMNRLSFDQDSRNEADRQLALALNFEYEGLRKAALANNSGISDMALYGAVR
- a CDS encoding ABC transporter ATP-binding protein, with the protein product MTSVLTLQNIHKTFEAKTPNENHVLKGIDLKVEKGDFITVIGGNGAGKSTFLNAIAGSLLVDQGTIKIEDKDVTNLNANKRAGLVSRVFQDTRMGTASRLTIEENMAIADRRGHSFGFGRGVNNKQREEFKEALKLLDLGLENRLTAEVGLLSGGQRQALTLLMATLKRPKVLLLDEHTAALDPKTSDMVLKLTEEVIQRDQLTALMITHDMEQAIQMGNRLLMMDNGRILIDISGEEKKQLTVQQLLDMFKKQSGRALNDDALILG
- a CDS encoding rhodanese-related sulfurtransferase, producing the protein MNNNEFQVLLYYKYVPIKDAEQFAKDELQFCKSIGLKGRILIGDEGINGTVSGPKEATERYMDHMHAMEEFSDLWFKINEADDYAHKKMFVRYRKEIVSLNLEEDLNPNELSGTHLDPAEFREAMLDEDTVLLDTRNDYEYDLGHFKGAIRPDIRNFRELPEWVRENKEKFMDKKVLVYCTGGVRCEKFSGWMIREGIENVSQLNGGIENYGQDEETRGDLWEGKMYVFDDRISVPINHVDPSIVGKDYFDGTPCERYVNCGNPECNKQILASEENQEKHLGGCTHECRVHPRNRYVQAKGWSHDEIVARLAAIGEQLTVEA
- a CDS encoding ABC transporter substrate-binding protein; this encodes MKRLSLKKGLVALVASLAIFVAGCENAEDNGILDIGILSIMDHNSLNDAEQGFIDGMTELGYEEGVDVVYHRMNAQGQQANLYPMAGQLLKNSELVLGIGTPTIQALAVTEEEKPLLFTAVTDPITAGLAESLEGSGRNVTGTSDQMPVEKQVELLISIKPEAENVGIIYNTGEVNSQIQAEQAEAAIVAAGKTPVIRTVTSTNDVQQALNSVMSEAELLYIPTDNIMAGAASTVGAVSEQYQVPVVAGSIDQVEDGGLATYSLNYYELGRQTAEMAARVIEGEDPSTMPIEQAEELELYVNEDMAEALGIDPDSIQVAE
- a CDS encoding amino acid ABC transporter ATP-binding protein, yielding MAETTATAKVIVNDLKKSFGKNEVLKGIDLTINQGEVVCIIGPSGSGKSTFLRCLNRLEDINGGEVLVDGTNIADKSIDINKARQNIGMVFQHFNLFPHLSVLENITLAPTELGKAQKDASKEQALSLLEQVGLADKAEAFPNSLSGGQKQRVAIARALAMNPDIMLFDEPTSALDPEMVGDVLNVMKDLAKEGMTMVVVTHEMGFAREVADRVIFMDGGYVVEEGKPEDIFSNPQHNRTKEFLDKVL
- a CDS encoding ABC transporter permease — protein: MSVILGSISEGLLWGLLAMGVYLTYRILNVADMTVEGSFSLGAALVSRLIFEFAMEPWMATLLSFIIGAAAGLITGLLHTKLKVPALIASIITMTGLYSINLRILGQANLPLLSQNTLVTQMRQVIEDKTLAVIVIGLIVVVAIVALLKWFFDTQIGLAIRATGDNYMMSEANGINTDWTKIIGFMVANGLVGLSGGLLAQNNGYADVNMGVGAMVIGLASVVIGEAIGNNITFVKRLLAIVLGSIIYRLLLLLVLELNFNPNDVRLFSALILAVALGVPAVRQHGKKVMKNSITTKEA
- a CDS encoding YitT family protein — its product is MKKVLAAIDIQQLFIITLGTLGMTIGLYFFLVPDSLVGGGTGGMAQVLAPFIPLPYSVILFAINIVLLVIGIMVIGKEFGGTTLYSVILYSGFYALFERFVPVTGAVADDPMVNLILGQVLLSIGVGLVFNAGATTGGVDIIAKIMNMYLPITFATGVMISDMTILLANMVVFGIESGLYATIGVLLANVVVDRVITGGSARYNVNITSEMAGEINDFILIELARATTIYTAKGGYTKKSRAVITTVVDREELLRLKNQVTEMDANAFMYVSPVSEVTGRGFSFEVRRKQSRIAKLRARALKGKNSSINN